Proteins from a genomic interval of Diprion similis isolate iyDipSimi1 chromosome 10, iyDipSimi1.1, whole genome shotgun sequence:
- the LOC124411034 gene encoding chitin synthase chs-2 isoform X1, translated as MMKNQNGGVPEAVNVGPDEFSDDESSPLTAQEYAGSQRTAVPETKGWDVFRNPPIKIDSGSMANQKCLDVTLQITKALVYLIVFVIVLGSGVIAKGTILLMTSQLKANRTIFYCNRLLGRDKTFVVTLPEEERIAWVWCIIIAFAVPEIGTLIRSIRICFFKSWKKPTVGHFMLVFVMETFHVVGLALMFMSVLPDLDVVQGAMLTNCVCFVPGLLGLLSRNKKRDESRRFVLVLVDLAALAAQTTACVVWPLIDSSKPGLWLIPVALILVSCGWWENYVSVQSHLGIIKSLGRVKEEMRLTRYFTYIFVSVWKIIAFFVSSVVILHTRGYTVSHLFTMFGSAFGDHKITVTEVSTAAAGAVPDLLELLPNGDTETVTADFSTPIYVLLIQIFGAYFAYVFGKFACKILIQGFSYAFPVNLTIPVSISLLIAACGLRNGDPCFFHGTIPDYLFYESPPLSFLSGFISKQYAWVWLLWLFSQTWITLHIWTPKCERLASTEKLFVAPMYNALLIDQSMGLNRKRDDQPEVTVEDLAEIEKEKGDGDYETIYEQTDGSATPPSTVKNSDLVTRIFACATMWHENKEEMIEFLKSILRLDEDQCARRVAQKYLKVVDPDYYEFETHIFFDDAFEISDHDDNESQVNRFVKLLVDTLDEAASDIHQTRMHVRAPKKFPTPYGGRLVWTLPGKTKMIAHLKDKSKIRHRKRWSQVMYMYYLLGHRLMELPISVDRKEVIAENTFLLTLDGDIDFQPAAVKLLIDLMKKNKNLGAACGRIHPVGSGPMVWYQMFEYAIGHWLQKATEHMIGCVLCSPGCFSLFRGKALMDDNVMKKYTTRSDEARHYVQYDQGEDRWLCTLLLQRGYRVEYSAASDAYTHAPEGFNEFYNQRRRWVPSTMANIMDLLMDYKRTIKVNDNISLPYISYQILLMGGTILGPGTIFLMLVGAFVAAFQIDNWTSFYYNIIPILLFMLVCFTCKSNFQLLCAQMLSTGYAMIMMAVIVGTALQLGEDGVGSPSAIFLIAMSSSFFIAACLHPQEFWCIVPGIIYLLSIPSMYLLLILYSIINLNVVSWGTREVQVKKTKKEMEQEKKEAEEVKNKAKQKSLLGFLQNGGGSNNDEQGSIDISVAGLFRCMMCTHGTPSDEKQQLVAIAESLEQLGKRLETIEKAVDPQGHVSGRRRASSVGSRFVDPMNPIEENPVDENERDSDTETTVSQNTEAHRERPFLASPYWLEDEGLKKGEVDFLSPQEEQFWKDLLEKYLFPIDEDKAEKARIASDLKDLRDQSVFAFFMMNALFVLIVFLMQLNKDELHIKWPFGIKTNISYDESSQEVHISKEYLQLEPIGLVFVFFFALILVIQFTAMLFHRFGTFAHILASTTLDLLYCCKKTKDLSEEALLSKHAVEIVRDLQRLDGMEGDYDESTGSGPGRRKTIRNLEKSRRKTQAINTLDVAFRQRFFSMAEGAGLPRNMSTRRSTKAFKAFEGRRNSIMAERKKSQMQTLGANNIYGAAGNPLGIQPRPTRSSQISVKEVFDTHPGVVNHAYESEESPRNSLRMQSRITWRDPNSKV; from the exons ATGATGAAGAACCAGAATGGCGGTGTTCCGGAGGCGGTAAATGTCGGTCCGGACGAATTTTCGGACGACGAGAGCAGTCCGTTGACTGCACAGGAATATGCTGGAAG TCAAAGGACGGCAGTTCCGGAGACCAAAGGATGGGACGTGTTTCGGAATCCACCGATAAAAATAGATTCTGGTTCGATGGCGAACCAGAAGTGCCTGGATGTAACGCTGCAAATCACGAAGGCCCTCGTGTACCTTATCGTCTTCGTTATCGTGCTCGGAAGCGGCGTCATCGCCAAGGGGACAATCCTCCTCATGACATCCCAGCTCAAGGCTAACAGGACTATTTTTTACTGCAATCGTCTGCTCG GCAGGGACAAAACGTTCGTGGTCACGTTGCCGGAGGAAGAGAGAATAGCCTGGGTATGGTGCATCATAATCGCCTTTGCGGTACCTGAGATTGGCACACTAATAAGGAGCATAAGGATCTGCTTTTTCAAATCGTGGAAGAAGCCAACGGTCGGACACTTCATGCTCGTCTTCGTTATGGAGACGTTTCACGTGGTCGGTCTCGCGCTGATGTTCATGAGCGTTTTACCCGACCTCGACGTTGTCCAGGGTGCCATGCTGACTAACTGCGTTTGCTTCGTTCCCGGGCTGCTCG GGCTGCTTTCTCGGAACAAAAAACGTGACGAATCCAGGCGATTCGTCCTCGTTCTCGTCGACCTCGCTGCCCTTGCTGCTCAGACTACAGCCTGCGTTGTCTGGCCGCTTATTGACAGCTCGAAACCTGGCTTGTGGCTAATCCCAGTCGCCTTGATCCTCGTATCCTGCGGTTGGTGGGAAAACTACGTCTCTGTTCAGAGTCATTTAG GTATAATCAAATCTTTGGGAAGGGTCAAGGAGGAGATGAGACTGACGAGGTACTTCACCTACATATTCGTCTCTGTGTGGAAGATAATCGCTTTCTTCGTAAGCTCGGTGGTAATACTGCACACTAGGGGCTACACCGTGAGCCACCTGTTCACGATGTTCGGCAGCGCGTTCGGTGACCACAAAATAACCGTGACCGAGGTTTCGACGGCTGCAGCTGGCGCGGTACCCGACCTTTTGGAACTCCTGCCGAACGGAGACACGGAGACGGTAACCGCGGACTTCAGTACACCCATATACGTTCTGCTGATCCAAATATTCGGGGCGTACTTCGCCTACGTTTTCG GAAAGTTCGCCTGCAAGATTCTAATCCAAGGATTCAGCTACGCGTTCCCGGTGAATCTCACGATTCCCGTATCAATCTCGTTACTCATCGCTGCCTGCGGCCTCAGGAACGGGGATCCCTGCTTCTTCCACGGTACCATTCCCGACTATCTGTTCTACGAATCTCCGCCGCTGTCCTTCCTCAGTGGCTTTATCTCCAAACAGTATGCTTGGGTCTGGCTGCTTTGGCTCTTTTCCCAGACCTGGATCACCCTTCACATATGGACGCCGAAGTGCGAGCGTCTCGCCTCGACAGAGAAGCTCTTCGTGGCGCCGATGTACAACGCGCTGCTAATCGACCAGTCGATGGGATTGAACAGGAAGCGAGATGATCAGCCCGAAGTCACGGTGGAG GACTTGGCTGAGATCGAGAAGGAGAAGGGCGACGGGGACTACGAAACGATATACGAACAGACCGACGGCTCCGCAACTCCGCCGTCGACCGTAAAGAACAGCGATCTTGTTACGAGGATCTTCGCTTGCGCGACAATGTGGCACGAGAATAAGGAGGAGATGATTGAGTTCTTGAAGAGCATCCTCAGACTCGACGAGGACCAGTGTGCACGCAGGGTCGCCCAAAAGTATCTGAAAGTCGTTGACCCCGACTACTACGAGTTCGAGA CCCACATATTCTTCGACGACGCTTTCGAAATATCAGATCACGACGACAACGAGTCTCAGGTGAATCGTTTCGTCAAACTTCTCGTCGACACGCTGGACGAGGCGGCTTCCGACATTCATCAGACTCGCATGCACGTCAGAGCACCGAAAAAGTTCCCAACCCCTTACGGCGGTCGTCTCGTGTGGACGCTGCCTGGAAAGACCAAGATGATTGCTCACCTCAAAGACAAGAGCAAGATCCGTCACAGAAAACGTTGGAGCCAG GTGATGTACATGTACTATCTCCTCGGTCACCGACTAATGGAGCTGCCGATCAGCGTTGACCGCAAGGAAGTGATAGCCGAGAACACGTTCCTCCTAACCCTGGACGGTGACATCGACTTCCAGCCGGCCGCCGTCAAGCTTCTAATCGATTTGatgaagaagaacaagaaccTCGGCGCTGCTTGCGGGCGTATCCATCCCGTCGGTTCCG GCCCGATGGTGTGGTACCAGATGTTTGAGTACGCCATTGGACATTGGCTTCAAAAGGCGACGGAGCACATGATCGGCTGCGTACTTTGTAGCCCAGGATGTTTCTCGCTTTTCAGAGGCAAGGCTCTCATGGATGACaacgtgatgaaaaaatacacCACCAGGTCGGACGAAGCCAGGCACTATGTCCAATACGATCAGGGAGAGGATCGGTGGCTTTGCACTCTGCTGTTGCAGCGAGGCTACAGA GTCGAGTACTCAGCTGCCAGCGACGCTTACACCCACGCCCCCGAAGGTTTCAACGAGTTTTACAACCAACGACGTCGGTGGGTGCCTTCGACGATGGCGAACATCATGGATTTGCTGATGGACTACAAGCGAACGATCAAAGTGAACGACAACATATCTCTGCCCTACATATCTTACCAGATTCTCCTGATGG GAGGTACGATCCTTGGACCCGGTACCATATTCCTTATGTTGGTGGGAGCCTTCGTCGCCGCCTTTCAGATCGACAACTGGACCAGCTTTTACTACAACATCATTCCAATTTTGCTCTTCATGCTCGTCTGTTTCACTTGTAAATCTAACTTTCAA CTTCTTTGTGCCCAGATGCTATCCACCGGTTATGCGATGATCATGATGGCCGTAATAGTTGGTACCGCTCTCCAACTGGGCGAGGACGGAGTCGGCTCACCCTCCGCGATATTCTTGATAGCAATGTCAAGCTCGTTCTTTATAGCCGCCTGCCTTCATCCTCAAGAGTTCTGGTGCATCGTCCCGGGCATAATATACCTCCTGTCGATACCCTCGATGTACCTGCTTCTGATCCTCTACTCTATCATCAACCTGAATGTCGTTTCTTGGGGAACGAGAGAAGTCCAGGTTAAGAAGACAAAAAAG GAGATGGAGCAAGAGAAGAAAGAGGCTgaagaagtgaaaaacaaGGCAAAGCAGAAGTCGCTGTTGGGTTTCCTCCAGAACGGCGGCGGCAGCAACAACGACGAGCAGGGGTCGATAGATATCTCAGTCGCTGGATTATTCAGGTGCATGATGTGCACCCACGGGACACCCTCGGATGAGAAGCAGCAGCTAGTCGCTATCGCAGAGTCCTTGGAACAACTAGGAAAACGCTTGGAAACGATAGAGAA GGCCGTCGATCCTCAGGGTCACGTGTCGGGCAGGAGACGCGCGTCCTCCGTCGGATCGCGGTTCGTCGATCCAATGAACCCGATCGAAGAGAATCCGGTTGACGAAAACGAGAGGGACAGTGACACAGAGACAACGGTTAGCCAGAACACGGAGGCTCATCGCGAACGCCCCTTCCTTGCGAGTCCTTACTGGCTCGAGGATGAGGGACTGAAGAAAGGCGAGGTCGATTTCCTCTCGCCCCAGGAGGAGCAGTTCTGGAAAGACCTGCTCGAAAAGTATCTCTTTCCGATCGACGAAGACAAAGCTGAGAAG GCCCGCATAGCTAGCGACTTAAAGGACCTCCGTGACCAGAGTGTCTTCGCGTTCTTTATGATGAACGCCCTTTTCGTGCTGATCGTCTTCTTGATGCAACTGAACAAAGACGAGCTCCACATTAAATGGCCCTTTGGCATCAAGACCAATATTTCTTACGACGAGAGCTCTCAGGAG GTGCACATCAGCAAGGAGTACCTACAGCTCGAGCCGATCGGTCTCgtttttgtcttcttcttcgccCTGATCCTGGTCATCCAGTTCACTGCCATGCTGTTCCATCGCTTCGGCACCTTTGCGCATATTCTCGCCAGCACAACGCTGGACTTGTTATACTGTTGCAAAAAG ACAAAGGACCTCTCCGAGGAAGCGTTACTGAGCAAACACGCAGTCGAAATAGTTAGGGATCTCCAGCGTTTGGACGGCATGGAGGGCGACTATGACGAGAGCACCGGCAGCGGACCTGGAAGGAGAAAAACGATTCGTAATTTGGAGAAGAGTCGGCGAAAGACGCAGGCGATAAATACTCTGGACGTCGCTTTTAGGCAGCGGTTCTTCAGCATGGCCGAGGGCGCCG GATTGCCACGGAACATGTcgacgaggaggtcgaccaaggCGTTCAAGGCGTTTGAGGGGCGTCGAAATAGCATTATGGCTGAGAGAAAGAAGTCCCAAATGCAGACGCTCGGCGCTAATAACATTTACGGGGCGGCCGGAAATCCGCTCGGAATTCAGCCGAGGCCCACAAGAAGCAGTCAAATCTCCGTCAAGGAAGTGTTCGATACGCATCCGGGTGTCGTCAACCACGCCTACGAGTCTGAGGAAAGTCCGAGGAACAGTCTTAGGATGCAGTCGAGGATCACTTGGCGGGATCCCAACTCCAAGGTGTAG